The segment CAATGTTTATATCTTCTGGTCCCACTCCCGCTTGATTGTACGCCTGCCTGGCCAAACGTTCACCGATATCTTCATCATCCATATTTCTATCCCTTCCTGAACCATGCACAGAGGCTCTTATCTTTATTGGTCGAGCGTTTTTTAATTTTTTTAAAAACTCCTTGGAACAAATAATTGCCGCAGCTGCTCCATCTCCAACAGGGGCACACATCGCCCGGGTTAAAGGATAGGAAATGAGCTTGTCATTCATTACTTCCTCTACTGTCATTTCTTTTTGATATTGAGCAAGTGGATTAAGAGAGCCATGCCAATGATTTTTAGAGCTAATTTTAGCCATCTGTTGTTGAGTAGAACCAAACTTGCTCATATGCCAGGCAGCCATCATTGCGTAGGCATCCATAAAAATGCTCCTGCCCTGGCCAGGGGGTGTCTGGCCTTCTGGGATATCAATTTGAAAAGAATTCTTTATTTTCTCCATCATTTTGATTTGCTTGTCGAAATTTTCAACATCCATACAGGTAGCATAAGCAGTTAGCGATTTAGTCTTATCAGGATGGGTTATCTTTTCTGAGCCAACAACCAACGCACAATCATACATTCCCGCCAAAACCCCGGTATAAGCTAGATGCAGTGCTGTAGATGCACCAGCGCAAGCATTTTCTACATTAGCAACTGGAATCTTGTCGATTCCCATAGACCTGAGCACAACTTGACCCCGAATAGAATGCTGGTTGGAAAACATTCCCCAAAAGGTATTTGAAAAAAAAGCTGCCTGGAGATCAGATTTTTTCAATTCTGCATCGTTTAATGCCTTGTTAATCGATTCATGCGCCATATCTCTAACATCCCTATCTGGATATTTGTTAAAACGAATCATACCAAGCCCTATAATATAAACATCATTCATAATAGTAATCTCCTTCTAATAATTAGTGTTAAAATTATATTTATATAAATTTGTTTTACAAGTTAAAGTTAGAAAGGCAGGAGAAC is part of the Deferribacterota bacterium genome and harbors:
- a CDS encoding thiolase family protein, whose protein sequence is MNDVYIIGLGMIRFNKYPDRDVRDMAHESINKALNDAELKKSDLQAAFFSNTFWGMFSNQHSIRGQVVLRSMGIDKIPVANVENACAGASTALHLAYTGVLAGMYDCALVVGSEKITHPDKTKSLTAYATCMDVENFDKQIKMMEKIKNSFQIDIPEGQTPPGQGRSIFMDAYAMMAAWHMSKFGSTQQQMAKISSKNHWHGSLNPLAQYQKEMTVEEVMNDKLISYPLTRAMCAPVGDGAAAAIICSKEFLKKLKNARPIKIRASVHGSGRDRNMDDEDIGERLARQAYNQAGVGPEDINIAELHDATAYGELHQTEAMGFCKLGEGGPYAESGATTLGGEKPVNTSGGLECRGHPIGASGLAQIYELGLQLRGEAGKRQVEGARLALAENGGGNIGVEEAAMCIHILEKVK